From the genome of Candidatus Latescibacterota bacterium:
ACTTCCAAGCCCGTCGATATGCCTGGAGGGTGTACCACCATCGGTACTCACCTTAAGGATCTCCATCTCCCATTCGAGCTGCCGGTAGACACGCCTCGATGAGAAGATGATACCTTCATCGGTATTCCAGTCCGAGACAACATCAGCCGCGGAATGCCATGTCATTCTTTTCGGAATGCCGCCGTTTGCAGCGATCACAAATATATCGTTATTCCCGAATCTCGCGCTGGAAAAGGCAATGCTTTTCCCATCGGGCGACCAGAACGGATTGCTCTCGTACGCCTCATGGATCGTTATCCTTCTGGGGCTACTCCCATCCGCTCCCGCGGTCCAGATATCCCCCTGATATGAAAACGTGATCCTGCTGCCCGACGGATCGAGGTCGGGGTAACGCGCCATTCTGGCCTCTTCTGAAGCGCCGGCGATAGCCGGGATCAGAAGAAGAAGGGCCAGGGAAAATAAAATCCTTTTGTGACTGCTCACGGATGGCTCCTTTCGGGTAAACAAGGTTCCTGCGGTTTTATTGTAGATTCAAACAGAGACGCCCTATACTCTGCGGCACTCCGGACGGACATCATATAACGGATGGCGGTAGGTTCTCAATCAATAATTGATAAATCGTTACCGGGACTACCTGACATCAGCCCCTCTTTTAACAAGAAGCTCCCTCAAAATCGAGCGATGGCAACGATTCTCATCCTCGCAATAACAACCCATCGACATATTTGTCTGATGAGAAAGAGCGGCCAGCAGATCCAGATCTTTACTTGCATCGGGGCGTTTCAACTCGGCTAGAAATCTTCTTTTGAACGCCTTCCACGACCTTTCGTCCTTCGCGACCTGGGCCTCCTTCAACAGCGGCTCACTGGGTGAAAGGTTGGGAAACCAGATATCATAGATATTCTTTAAAGAATAGTCTTTCTTTCGCATTCCCCTGGGAGGACGCCTTACCGCGCCTATTCGAAGCCCTTCTCCTTTTTCTCTGTCACTGCCCAGTCTGACTATTTTAATCGTCATTCCTTCTCCTGTGCAGCTATTGGTGTCACCTGTGATATATACAGTCTCCACATTCCATCACGCAGGATATACAGGTCAAGGAACCTTAAGTTATGTTCAAATTCACATTCGGCAAACCTGCCGTGGATATATCCCTTGCCTGTAATGATCCCTACATCACCGATCACTCTCGTTTCGATTTCCTCGACATCGTATGTATCGAGTTCTGCGCCCCCCGGCTGGTAAGCTTCCAGTGTCATTTTCAGATCCTGTGGATTCCCGTGAGGATCGTACCCGACATATTCTTTGGCCATGAGTTCTTTCAGTATTTGAACATCATGGGCAAACAAGGCATCTCGTAACTTGTTGAAAGTATCCAGAAGTTTTTGTTTTTCGCTCATTAAATCACTCCTGTTGGAATTAACAATATTATCAAGAACATTTTACTCATAAACAGTTATCCTTTTTGCGGCTGACAACCTTCGATTCAGCTGCTGGAACCGACAGTTAGACAGACCCTCGTTCATCAGAATTGCCGAAGGGTCTCTTAACAAGAACAACATCCATCCCTTCGGAAATATATTTATTTATACGCTCCACAAGAAATTCGGGAGCACCAGATTCCCTGCATTCCATAAAACCTGCGGATGAATAAAATTTCAGGAGATTCCGAAAAGGAACACCCCAACACTCTCGTTTTCCGATTGATTTACTCGCAGCTTGAAGCAACTTTGTTCCTATGCCCGTTCCGCGTAATGCTTCAGCAACGTATAGTCCACGCAAAACAAATACACCTTCCTCTTCGCACAATCTAGTCATTCCTACAACATTGGTATCTTGATGCGATATAATGACAATATCTGAATCATTTATTCCCCCAGAATAACCGACACTTTTGTAGAATTGCTCACCTTCAATGCGTATTTCCGAACCGATTTGACAAGAAATGCTCATATTAATAATACCTGTCTAACGTTTCTCGATTCAGCTGCGGGCTACAGTGTATCGCTTTCTTCTGCCTTATTAGATCGTAGATCCTCAATACACTTTTCCAGCTCTCCATTGGATCTCGTGATAATGACTATATGCTTATCATTTGCGAATTCATGAAGAGCTTGCAGCATTCGCGCAATGCCGTATGACAGTTTTGATGTGCAGTTGAAGATCGTAGCCTGAATATCCTTTCCTGATTTTGTGCCCTGGTATATATCAGTGATCCTACTCATCTCACCGTAATGGATTGAGAAATCAGAGACTGCAGAAAAATCGACAATCTCAATCGCCTTATCAGGACATTTGTCATCCTGCTGCAACAGTGCAAAGTATTCCTCTGTGAGAGCTAAGTCGAGCTCACCGGTGACCTTGGTAAGGATTAGCCGTCTATCATGGTCAAAAGAATAGGTAATAGGCATAATCTTCCTCTCCGATCTAGCACACAATTAGGCGGCTTGAAGTTTTGTATTACTCAAATCACTCATATTATCTCTCTGAATCCTGTTGTATGTCTTTAATGCGTCCCCTGAATCCTTGGAAAGCAGATAGTAGCACAATGAAGCTTCTTTTTCATTACTTAATTCTGCCTTAATGCGAAGTGTCAAATAAAGTTACCACCACCGTTGGTGGTAAAAATACTTGCAATGGGTTCGTATTAAATCAGAATAGGATGATAAAGCGAACTTTCATGAAAGATGAGCTATCTATCTACCATTCCCGTGCCCGGCGATCCAGTCACTGAGGATATCGAGGACTTTCGGCGCGATGGTCTCCTCGATCGTACCGTATTCCACAGGGCTGCCTGTACCGGCTGTCTGGAAGAAGTGGTTGAGGCCTTCAAGCTCCAGCACCCTGAAATCGCTGTTTCCCGCTGATTCGAGCGCTCGCCTCACTGCATCGGCATTACCTGCAGCAGGAACCTGCACATCTTTGCTCCCGTATATAGTAAGCACTGGACACCGCACCGATGACAGGGTCACAGATGGATCATGCTTCAGGTTAAAAACGAACCAGGGAGAGAGAAACCGTTTTACAGCGCGGTCGATCCTTTCTGCAGGCAACCCGTCGTGTTCGGCCTGGAAAAGTTTTCTGATAGCAGCTTTCTTTGATTTCCCGGCGCCGTTTTCTGATTCCTTATCTCCATCACCGAGAACGATATCGAGTACCTTCGCCTGAAATTCGGACCTCGCCATTATCGCCTCATCGCTCTGCCCCATCGCTCTCGCCGTAGATTCCTCGTACTGGATGTTGTACTCACGTCCGGGAAGTCCCGGGCTGCCGAGCATAACGATGAAAGCTACATCACCAGATCGGGCCGCGGCCAGGGAAGCGATCGTCCCACCCTCGCTATGTCCGATGATACCGATACTGGTTTTACCTATTCTGTCATGTCTGATAAGCAAATCGACAGCCCCCAGAGCATCGAGAGCAAAATCTTCTGTGGTCGCTCCGGGCCGCACACCGGTTGAAGCGCCGATGCCACGATCGTCGTATCTCAGCACGGCAATACCGTGCCTTGTAAGGTGGTCTGCTATTACCATAAATGGTTTGTGACCCATTATCGTGCCGTCACGGTCCTGTCCTCCCGCACCCGACACCAGGACTGCAACAGCGAAGGGCCCCTCTCCCTTCGGTATCGTCAGAGTCCCCGACAGCCGCACTCCTTCGGTTCCGCCTTCGAAGACGATCTCCTCTTCGATATATGGGAATGGCGGCAAGGGGGTCTGGAACCGCTGTGGTGAGACCGCCGCTTGCGGACGAGTCGTTGCCTGTGGGTCCCTGATTGTCGAGGTTACAACGGTTGCCGGAGTAACGGCAATCGCCTGACTACCGTCGATCGAGCAACAAACCGTTATGAATACCAGGGAGAATATTACCATTACTGTTGTTCTATTCATCATTCATACCTTAAGCAGTCGACCGGAGCCGTTTTCGCGGCCTTCAGCGCCTGCACGCTTACAGTGATGATCGTCATAACGAGCGCTGCGACTCCCGCCTGAATAAAGAAATAATAACTTATATCAGCCCTGTACTCGAACGCACGCATCCACCTCTCTACGGCGATCCACGCGAGTGGCCAGGCAATGAGGTTCGCCAGAAGGACCAGCCCTACCAGGCCGCGAGTAAGAAGCAGTACGATCTGCCCTGCCGAAGCGCCGAGAGCCTTCCTGATCCCTATCTCCTTCGTCCTCTGCTCGGTCATATATGATATCAACCCGAACAGGCCGACGCACGCTATTATAATCGCTATTGCCGTGGAAACGGTGAGGACCCTGCCAGCCCTCTGTTCGGCAGAGTAGACCTGATCGATCATCTCGTCGAAAAACCTGTACTTCGGAGGCTGCCCGGGGAAAAACTCCCTCAATCCAGCCTCGATATGGTCGAGCGCCTCACGGGTCGATTGCCCGTTTATCCTGATAGAAAGTTGCCTGCTGAGAGGCAGCCTGGGGTTATCGAATCTCCCCGGCAGAAGTATGAACAGAGGCTCGATCCCATGATGCAGAGAGAGGTTGTTGAAGTCCTTTACGACACCGATTATCTTGCCTGTGGCCATTCCGTCCCCGCACATCCATTCATCGAAATCTCTCCCCACAGGGTCTTCCCAACACAGGTTCCTCACGGCAGTCTCGTTGAGGATGAACGCTCCGTTCGCGTCCGACGGGTGGTCCTGTGAGAAATTTCTTCCATCCACTATCTCCATCCCGAACACATCCACAAAATCATAATCAGCGAAAACAAAATTCATCATCACAACCGTTTCCTCGTCCATACCAGGCCAGTGAGCTCGTGTCTGGAAATCGATCGAGCCGGGA
Proteins encoded in this window:
- a CDS encoding DUF488 family protein → MTIKIVRLGSDREKGEGLRIGAVRRPPRGMRKKDYSLKNIYDIWFPNLSPSEPLLKEAQVAKDERSWKAFKRRFLAELKRPDASKDLDLLAALSHQTNMSMGCYCEDENRCHRSILRELLVKRGADVR
- a CDS encoding nuclear transport factor 2 family protein, with amino-acid sequence MSEKQKLLDTFNKLRDALFAHDVQILKELMAKEYVGYDPHGNPQDLKMTLEAYQPGGAELDTYDVEEIETRVIGDVGIITGKGYIHGRFAECEFEHNLRFLDLYILRDGMWRLYISQVTPIAAQEKE
- a CDS encoding GNAT family N-acetyltransferase; this translates as MSISCQIGSEIRIEGEQFYKSVGYSGGINDSDIVIISHQDTNVVGMTRLCEEEGVFVLRGLYVAEALRGTGIGTKLLQAASKSIGKRECWGVPFRNLLKFYSSAGFMECRESGAPEFLVERINKYISEGMDVVLVKRPFGNSDERGSV
- a CDS encoding alpha/beta hydrolase; translated protein: MMNRTTVMVIFSLVFITVCCSIDGSQAIAVTPATVVTSTIRDPQATTRPQAAVSPQRFQTPLPPFPYIEEEIVFEGGTEGVRLSGTLTIPKGEGPFAVAVLVSGAGGQDRDGTIMGHKPFMVIADHLTRHGIAVLRYDDRGIGASTGVRPGATTEDFALDALGAVDLLIRHDRIGKTSIGIIGHSEGGTIASLAAARSGDVAFIVMLGSPGLPGREYNIQYEESTARAMGQSDEAIMARSEFQAKVLDIVLGDGDKESENGAGKSKKAAIRKLFQAEHDGLPAERIDRAVKRFLSPWFVFNLKHDPSVTLSSVRCPVLTIYGSKDVQVPAAGNADAVRRALESAGNSDFRVLELEGLNHFFQTAGTGSPVEYGTIEETIAPKVLDILSDWIAGHGNGR